One Spiribacter halobius DNA segment encodes these proteins:
- a CDS encoding DUF433 domain-containing protein: MRIRVTGLLELLAAGAGREEILADYPFLEPEDITAALEFAARQSDHRLVHVA, translated from the coding sequence TTGAGGATTCGAGTCACGGGCTTGCTGGAGCTTTTGGCGGCGGGTGCCGGTCGGGAAGAGATCCTGGCTGACTACCCGTTTCTGGAGCCGGAAGACATTACTGCCGCCTTGGAGTTCGCGGCGCGTCAGAGTGATCACCGCCTCGTCCATGTGGCGTGA
- a CDS encoding type II toxin-antitoxin system HicB family antitoxin yields the protein MKLRVVLDKSEEGGFMAYVPCLPGCISEGNTREEALRNIQEAIELHLEAVEMN from the coding sequence ATGAAGCTTCGTGTGGTTCTGGATAAAAGCGAAGAGGGCGGCTTTATGGCCTACGTGCCCTGCTTGCCGGGATGCATCAGCGAGGGAAACACGCGGGAGGAAGCCCTGAGGAATATCCAGGAAGCGATTGAGCTCCATCTGGAAGCGGTGGAGATGAACTGA
- a CDS encoding Uma2 family endonuclease, producing the protein MKMPVYARYGVRYAWIVNSRERTLEAYERRDDAWDVMAAYQEGDEVCAALFEAAVFRVGDLWE; encoded by the coding sequence GTGAAGATGCCCGTGTATGCGCGCTACGGGGTGCGGTATGCGTGGATCGTTAATTCGCGGGAGCGGACGCTGGAGGCGTACGAGCGGCGTGATGACGCCTGGGACGTCATGGCCGCGTATCAGGAAGGGGACGAGGTTTGTGCCGCGCTCTTTGAGGCGGCGGTGTTCCGGGTGGGGGACCTCTGGGAGTAG
- a CDS encoding IS3 family transposase (programmed frameshift), with protein sequence MKSKRFSEEQIIAVLREAQAGVPVKELCRKYGFSDATFYNWRSKYGGMEVSEAKRLKSLESENARLKKLLAESMLDNEALKAALSGKILTPQAKREAVAVMRERTVISERRACRLVGISRSVLRYECAVCPEEQTLRARITELAQERRRFGYRRIHALLRREGTAVNTKRVYRLYQAEGLAVRRRRRRKGVALEREPLQLPGAPNEVWSMDFVMDALSDGRRLKMLTIVDDFTKEAVDIVVDRSICGAYVSRALERAATFRGLPKVIRTDQGPEFTGKALDQWAYGCGVQLKLIQPGKPTQNAFIESFNGRFRDECLNEHWFTSLAHARAAVAAWRQDYNQQRPHSALGYQAPAEFAAAWRQVPSTGTEPLEIVD encoded by the exons GTGAAGAGCAAGCGATTCAGCGAGGAGCAGATCATCGCGGTGCTGCGCGAGGCGCAGGCGGGCGTGCCGGTCAAGGAGCTCTGCCGCAAGTACGGCTTCAGCGACGCGACCTTCTACAACTGGCGCTCGAAGTACGGCGGCATGGAGGTCTCGGAGGCCAAGCGGCTGAAGTCGCTCGAGTCGGAGAACGCGCGGCTGAAGAAGCTGCTCGCGGAGTCGATGCTCGACAATGAGGCGCTGAAGGCCGCGTTGTCGG GGAAAATACTGACCCCACAGGCCAAGCGCGAGGCGGTGGCGGTGATGCGTGAGCGCACCGTCATCTCCGAGCGGCGGGCCTGCCGGCTTGTGGGGATCTCGCGTTCGGTGCTGCGTTATGAGTGCGCGGTTTGCCCTGAGGAGCAAACGCTCAGGGCGCGTATCACGGAGCTGGCGCAGGAGCGGCGGCGCTTCGGCTATCGTCGGATACACGCCTTGCTGCGCCGCGAGGGCACGGCGGTCAACACCAAGCGCGTCTACCGGCTGTATCAGGCCGAGGGTCTGGCGGTGCGCAGGCGCCGGCGGCGCAAAGGCGTGGCGCTTGAGCGCGAGCCACTGCAGCTACCTGGCGCACCGAATGAAGTCTGGTCCATGGACTTCGTCATGGATGCGCTCTCGGACGGACGGCGTCTGAAGATGCTCACCATCGTCGATGACTTCACCAAGGAGGCCGTCGACATCGTGGTCGATCGCAGCATCTGCGGAGCCTACGTCAGCCGAGCGCTGGAGCGAGCGGCAACCTTCCGCGGTTTACCCAAGGTGATCCGTACCGATCAGGGCCCGGAGTTCACCGGCAAGGCCCTCGATCAGTGGGCGTACGGGTGCGGTGTACAGCTCAAGCTCATCCAGCCCGGGAAGCCGACCCAGAATGCCTTCATCGAAAGCTTCAACGGTCGCTTTCGGGATGAGTGCCTGAACGAGCACTGGTTCACGAGCCTCGCTCACGCCCGCGCAGCGGTGGCGGCCTGGCGCCAGGACTACAACCAGCAACGACCCCACTCGGCGCTGGGCTACCAAGCTCCAGCAGAGTTCGCCGCCGCGTGGCGGCAAGTACCCTCCACCGGCACTGAGCCGCTGGAGATCGTGGACTGA
- the fcl gene encoding GDP-L-fucose synthase has translation MHQKTVFVAGHRGMVGSAIVRQLEERDGVQLLLRTRADLDLTSQAEVREFMTETRPDEVYLAAAKVGGIHANNTFPADFIHQNLMIEANVIHAAYAAGVPRLLFLGSSCIYPKLAEQPMREEALLTGPLEPTNEPYAIAKIAGIKLCESYNRQYGTDYRSLMPTNLYGPNDNFHPQNSHVIPALLRRFHEAKVRGEAEVSVWGTGGPRREFLHVDDMAAACVHVMELPKAVYEEHTQPMLTHINVGTGTDCSISELAAVIARTVGFEGRISFDTSKPDGAPRKLLDVTRLNALGWQASIPLEEGLADTYRWLLQHGVAEEGN, from the coding sequence ATGCATCAGAAGACAGTATTCGTTGCCGGCCACCGAGGAATGGTTGGCTCGGCCATCGTACGCCAACTCGAGGAGCGGGATGGTGTACAGTTGCTGCTACGCACTCGAGCGGACCTCGATCTGACCAGCCAGGCCGAGGTACGGGAATTCATGACCGAAACACGGCCCGATGAGGTCTACCTGGCGGCCGCAAAGGTCGGAGGCATACACGCCAATAACACGTTTCCCGCGGACTTCATCCATCAAAACCTCATGATCGAGGCGAACGTGATCCACGCGGCTTACGCCGCCGGTGTCCCTCGCCTGCTTTTCCTCGGCTCCTCCTGCATCTATCCCAAGCTCGCCGAGCAGCCGATGCGTGAGGAGGCGCTTCTCACGGGCCCGTTGGAGCCGACCAACGAGCCCTACGCGATTGCCAAGATCGCCGGCATCAAGCTTTGTGAGTCGTACAACCGTCAGTACGGTACGGATTACCGCAGCCTGATGCCCACGAACCTGTACGGGCCAAATGACAACTTTCATCCGCAGAATTCGCATGTCATTCCCGCTCTGCTGCGGCGGTTTCACGAGGCCAAGGTACGAGGTGAAGCAGAGGTATCGGTATGGGGAACCGGCGGCCCCCGGAGGGAATTCCTTCACGTGGATGATATGGCGGCGGCGTGCGTGCATGTCATGGAACTTCCGAAGGCAGTGTACGAGGAGCACACACAACCGATGCTCACGCACATCAACGTCGGAACAGGCACCGATTGCAGTATCAGCGAGCTGGCAGCGGTAATTGCCAGGACGGTCGGATTCGAGGGACGGATCTCCTTTGATACCTCGAAGCCCGATGGTGCGCCGCGGAAGCTGTTGGACGTTACTCGGCTGAATGCTCTGGGCTGGCAAGCCTCTATACCGCTGGAGGAAGGGCTCGCGGACACCTATCGTTGGCTCTTGCAGCACGGAGTTGCGGAAGAAGGCAACTGA
- the gmd gene encoding GDP-mannose 4,6-dehydratase, giving the protein MARRKALITGVTGQDGSYLAEFLLRKGYEVHGIKRRASLFNTERIDHIYQDPHEADPRFLLHYGDLTDASNLTRILAEVRPEEVYNLGAMSHVAVSFESPEYTADVDAIGTLRLLEAIRFLGMEKTCRFYQASTSELYGEVQEIPQRETTPFYPRSPYAVAKLYAYWITVNFREAYGMYACNGILFNHESPRRGETFVTRKITRALANIAQGLEGCLYLGNMDARRDWGHARDYVEMQWLMLQQEEAEDFVIATGVQYSVREFVETAARELGVELRWQGQGIEEKGVVVSVAGDRAPALREGQTIVAVDPKYFRPAEVETLLGDPSRARERLGWEPTTSLAELVREMVEHDLHQARRHALLKRHGYDVSFSVE; this is encoded by the coding sequence ATGGCTAGAAGAAAGGCGTTGATAACTGGTGTGACTGGCCAGGATGGCTCCTATCTCGCCGAGTTCCTGCTCCGGAAGGGCTACGAGGTCCACGGGATTAAGCGCCGCGCCTCTTTGTTCAATACCGAGCGCATCGATCACATTTATCAGGATCCGCATGAGGCCGACCCGCGTTTCCTGCTGCACTACGGCGACTTGACCGACGCCTCCAATCTGACCCGCATTCTGGCGGAGGTGCGGCCGGAGGAGGTATACAACCTCGGAGCAATGAGCCATGTGGCGGTGTCTTTCGAGTCGCCGGAGTACACGGCGGACGTCGACGCGATCGGCACCCTCCGTCTGCTCGAGGCCATCCGGTTCTTGGGAATGGAAAAGACCTGCCGGTTCTACCAAGCCTCGACGTCGGAGCTGTACGGCGAGGTCCAGGAAATACCGCAACGGGAGACTACGCCATTCTATCCGCGGTCACCCTATGCAGTAGCTAAGCTCTACGCTTACTGGATCACCGTCAACTTTCGGGAAGCCTATGGCATGTACGCGTGCAACGGCATCCTATTCAACCACGAATCGCCACGCCGGGGCGAGACCTTCGTCACCCGAAAGATCACCCGCGCGCTCGCTAACATCGCACAGGGGCTGGAGGGCTGTTTGTATCTGGGCAACATGGACGCGAGAAGGGACTGGGGGCACGCCAGGGACTACGTCGAGATGCAGTGGTTGATGCTGCAGCAGGAGGAGGCGGAGGACTTTGTCATCGCGACCGGCGTGCAATATTCCGTCCGGGAGTTTGTAGAGACGGCGGCGCGGGAGTTGGGCGTCGAGTTGCGCTGGCAGGGGCAGGGGATCGAAGAGAAGGGTGTTGTGGTGTCGGTTGCTGGAGACCGCGCCCCCGCGCTGCGCGAGGGGCAGACCATTGTAGCGGTGGACCCGAAGTACTTTCGCCCTGCTGAGGTGGAGACTCTGCTCGGGGATCCGAGCCGGGCGCGGGAGCGTCTTGGCTGGGAGCCTACCACTAGCCTTGCGGAGCTGGTCCGGGAGATGGTCGAGCATGACCTTCACCAGGCGCGACGCCATGCGTTGCTCAAGCGGCATGGGTATGACGTTTCATTCAGCGTTGAGTAG
- a CDS encoding glycosyltransferase family 2 protein: MKISVITATYNSAQRIDGALDSLAEQTMQNVEHVVIDGGSTDGTVRRVGSAKRVPEIVVSEPDRGIYDALNKGLALATGDVVGFLHSDDRYADEHVLERVMAEFVATDCDAVYGDLEYVAHGPEARVIRYWKGRPYSPRLLRRGWMPAHPTFFMKRRLYEKLGGFDVSYRIAGDYESMLRYFLAGIDTRYVPHVLVRMRLGGASNGSVAGVLRKMAEDYRAIRHYGVGGAVTLMYKNLSKASQFFRGRHG; encoded by the coding sequence ATGAAGATCTCGGTCATAACGGCGACCTACAACAGCGCCCAGCGCATCGATGGTGCTCTGGACAGCTTGGCAGAGCAGACGATGCAGAACGTCGAGCACGTAGTAATCGATGGTGGTTCGACGGACGGAACAGTCAGACGCGTGGGCAGCGCAAAAAGGGTCCCGGAGATCGTGGTAAGCGAGCCGGATCGAGGAATTTACGATGCCCTGAACAAGGGGCTCGCACTTGCGACCGGCGATGTGGTGGGATTCCTGCACTCGGACGACCGCTACGCGGACGAGCATGTACTTGAGCGGGTGATGGCCGAGTTCGTGGCGACCGACTGCGACGCGGTGTACGGTGATTTGGAGTATGTGGCGCATGGTCCGGAGGCTAGGGTCATTCGGTATTGGAAGGGCCGCCCCTACAGCCCTCGGCTGTTGCGTCGGGGCTGGATGCCTGCGCACCCTACCTTCTTCATGAAACGGCGGCTTTACGAGAAGCTCGGCGGCTTTGATGTCAGTTACCGAATAGCGGGCGACTACGAATCCATGCTCCGGTATTTCCTCGCGGGTATAGATACCCGCTATGTGCCGCATGTGTTGGTGCGCATGCGCCTCGGTGGCGCCAGCAATGGCTCCGTGGCAGGTGTCCTGCGCAAGATGGCGGAAGATTACCGCGCGATACGACATTACGGCGTCGGGGGGGCCGTTACTCTGATGTACAAAAATCTCAGCAAGGCATCACAGTTCTTCAGAGGGCGGCATGGCTAG
- a CDS encoding glycosyltransferase family 2 protein — protein sequence MSSENIGIGRSGSSRLTVLILTKDEELHISRCIKSVKAIADRVCVVDSGSNDETVAIAKALGAEVWEKSWVNYASQFNWALRRIADPGTWVLRLDADEVVSAELAREVGIHLGSLSRAVCGVRVRRRMAFLGRPIRYGGVFPIRVTRLFRWGHGWCEKRWMDEHIVVEGDVVEFRGELLDDNRKSLTWWIEKHNAYASREVVDILGREHGFLREDMASGIQFRDPARTKRWMKERVYLRLPVGARAFLYFAYRYVLRFGFLDGQKGAAFHFFQGFWYRYLVDMKLLEVKWCMRSQGMEPEHAIRHVLGIDVYAAP from the coding sequence GTGAGTAGCGAAAACATTGGTATTGGCCGGAGCGGGAGTAGCCGGCTGACAGTCTTAATCCTGACGAAAGATGAGGAACTGCATATATCCAGGTGTATTAAGAGCGTCAAAGCAATCGCAGACCGGGTGTGCGTGGTTGACTCTGGGTCGAACGACGAGACAGTCGCAATAGCCAAAGCGCTCGGTGCGGAGGTTTGGGAGAAGAGCTGGGTCAATTATGCGTCGCAATTCAATTGGGCGTTAAGGAGAATTGCGGATCCAGGGACATGGGTGCTGCGCCTGGATGCGGACGAGGTGGTGTCGGCCGAATTGGCGCGGGAGGTCGGGATTCACCTGGGGTCGCTGAGTAGGGCAGTGTGCGGGGTGAGGGTGAGGCGTCGTATGGCGTTTCTAGGCCGGCCGATTAGGTATGGTGGGGTGTTCCCGATTCGGGTGACGAGGTTATTTCGGTGGGGGCATGGGTGGTGCGAAAAGCGATGGATGGACGAGCATATCGTAGTAGAAGGAGACGTTGTGGAGTTCCGGGGGGAATTGCTGGACGACAACAGGAAATCGTTGACGTGGTGGATCGAAAAGCATAATGCTTACGCGAGTCGCGAGGTTGTGGATATTTTGGGGCGGGAGCACGGGTTTCTGCGGGAGGATATGGCCAGCGGGATCCAATTTCGGGATCCGGCTAGGACAAAGAGATGGATGAAAGAGCGCGTGTACCTAAGGTTGCCGGTGGGCGCCAGGGCGTTTCTCTATTTTGCCTATCGATATGTGCTTCGCTTTGGGTTCTTGGACGGCCAGAAAGGGGCAGCGTTCCACTTTTTTCAGGGGTTTTGGTACAGGTATCTTGTGGATATGAAATTGCTTGAAGTGAAGTGGTGTATGCGATCTCAAGGCATGGAGCCGGAGCATGCAATTAGGCATGTTCTGGGGATCGACGTGTACGCCGCGCCATGA
- a CDS encoding glycosyltransferase family 2 protein has translation MREGTESPLVSIITVTLNDESGICKTVRSLQAWSGEGAVEHIVVDGGSSYAIDAVLGALNWNGTLLKGKDRGLYDAMNKGLMKARGKYLWFLNSGDTIPSGDTVRVVCGQLKANTPDILYGDSWEGSEKDGWRYKRAKPLWAMRTGMITHHQAIIFRRGLILDGNIKYDLAFPIAADYDFVLRSLAASERTQYLPLPICGFEPDGVSQRYPLRGRRDQFAVRRKNGESYLVAAALFGGQTLAWLWRRMWPTGYWLLKRRLW, from the coding sequence ATGCGTGAAGGGACGGAAAGCCCCCTTGTTTCCATAATAACTGTAACTCTCAACGACGAGTCCGGGATTTGCAAAACTGTCCGTAGTTTGCAAGCGTGGTCCGGTGAGGGCGCGGTTGAGCATATTGTAGTTGATGGAGGATCATCCTATGCGATTGACGCAGTCCTTGGCGCGCTGAATTGGAATGGAACGCTTTTAAAGGGCAAAGACAGGGGCTTATATGATGCGATGAATAAGGGGCTGATGAAGGCCCGCGGTAAGTATCTTTGGTTTCTCAACTCTGGCGATACTATTCCTTCAGGCGACACAGTTCGAGTTGTATGTGGGCAGCTAAAGGCCAATACGCCGGATATACTTTATGGCGATAGCTGGGAGGGCAGCGAGAAAGACGGTTGGCGCTATAAGCGGGCGAAGCCTCTTTGGGCCATGCGCACCGGAATGATTACGCATCACCAAGCAATTATTTTTAGGCGAGGCTTGATTTTGGACGGCAATATTAAGTACGACCTCGCCTTTCCCATTGCTGCCGATTATGATTTCGTCCTTCGGTCACTGGCGGCGAGTGAGCGCACCCAATACTTGCCGTTGCCTATTTGTGGTTTTGAGCCAGACGGCGTTTCGCAGCGCTACCCGCTCAGGGGGCGGCGCGACCAGTTCGCCGTGCGAAGGAAAAATGGCGAGAGCTATCTAGTCGCGGCCGCCTTGTTCGGGGGTCAAACGTTAGCTTGGCTGTGGCGCCGGATGTGGCCGACGGGGTATTGGCTCTTGAAAAGGCGACTCTGGTGA
- a CDS encoding oligosaccharide flippase family protein has translation MALAIRIYGVMMTLGLTVLLTRGLGASDYGRYAFIFAIITIASIPAQFGLPDLVIREISQARVRGSLQHVAGLTDWAHRFITVTSCLAIAAVISSLQLIDDAARVNFFAAAFAASLVPLLALGNLRGAMLRGWGYNLTGLVPEHAMRPTAFALALLVATVLAPERLSVLSVFAIQAGSMLFVLGVSIVLLWMMVPNTLSRCGNRNSKKVWSKSAFSLGSISGLLVLANTVDIVMLGVMSTSTQVGLYRLASMVSATVTLGLQTMNMFSLPYLAGYHASQDQASLTAAIRRTSQVAFFFAGAVALVLVIAGPQALTYVFGAEFSPAYPILGILIIGYLANAFFGPVASLLTMAGAETIVLGVTASGAALNAGLNLMLIPEFGAAGAAVASIISITGTKGCLFIAARQRLGVWCCPLPLPAVAPRPYKGE, from the coding sequence GTGGCGCTCGCCATTCGAATTTACGGTGTCATGATGACACTGGGCCTGACAGTGCTGCTTACACGGGGGCTTGGCGCCAGCGACTACGGGCGGTACGCCTTCATTTTCGCAATTATTACAATTGCGAGCATACCGGCCCAATTTGGACTTCCCGACTTGGTTATAAGAGAAATATCGCAAGCGCGAGTTCGCGGCTCGCTGCAGCACGTTGCCGGCCTGACGGATTGGGCGCACAGGTTCATTACGGTCACTTCCTGCCTTGCAATAGCCGCAGTGATTAGCTCCTTGCAACTAATTGACGACGCTGCGCGGGTGAACTTCTTCGCGGCCGCGTTCGCTGCGTCTTTAGTGCCACTATTAGCGCTGGGGAATCTACGTGGCGCAATGCTTCGCGGCTGGGGCTATAATCTGACTGGACTAGTGCCTGAGCATGCAATGCGCCCAACGGCGTTCGCGCTGGCGTTACTGGTTGCGACTGTTCTTGCTCCGGAACGGTTATCCGTCCTTAGCGTTTTCGCAATACAGGCTGGCAGCATGCTTTTCGTTCTAGGAGTAAGTATTGTTCTTCTTTGGATGATGGTGCCGAACACTCTCAGTCGGTGCGGAAACAGAAATTCAAAGAAAGTGTGGTCAAAATCCGCGTTTTCCCTAGGTTCCATCTCCGGGCTGCTGGTGCTTGCTAACACGGTCGATATTGTCATGCTTGGGGTCATGTCAACATCGACACAGGTAGGTTTGTACCGCTTGGCGAGCATGGTTAGCGCGACGGTGACGCTTGGGCTGCAAACAATGAACATGTTTTCCTTACCCTATCTCGCCGGATACCACGCAAGTCAAGATCAGGCAAGCCTGACCGCTGCGATACGGCGGACATCGCAAGTTGCGTTTTTTTTCGCCGGGGCCGTCGCGCTGGTGCTCGTGATCGCTGGACCACAGGCGCTCACTTACGTTTTTGGCGCTGAGTTCTCGCCGGCATACCCGATCCTAGGGATACTGATCATCGGCTATCTAGCTAATGCGTTTTTTGGTCCTGTCGCGAGCCTTCTAACGATGGCGGGCGCCGAAACGATTGTATTGGGCGTCACCGCGTCTGGGGCTGCCTTGAACGCTGGCCTCAACTTAATGCTGATACCGGAGTTCGGCGCCGCCGGCGCAGCGGTTGCCTCCATAATCTCAATCACTGGTACGAAGGGGTGCTTATTCATAGCCGCGCGGCAGCGACTAGGAGTCTGGTGCTGTCCGCTCCCACTGCCCGCGGTAGCACCCAGACCATATAAAGGCGAATAG
- a CDS encoding MarR family EPS-associated transcriptional regulator gives MPLPESLSLAALRALEKNPDLTQRQLARELGVSLGRTNYCVQALVSKGWVKAGNFRRSDNKRAYLYKLTPAGLTEKARLATRFLRAKEQEYSELVNEIEQLRAEVAASKGFGDGGIE, from the coding sequence ATGCCCCTCCCAGAATCCCTCTCCCTGGCCGCCCTGCGCGCCCTGGAGAAAAACCCCGATCTCACCCAACGCCAGCTCGCCCGCGAGCTCGGCGTCAGCCTCGGGCGCACTAACTACTGCGTCCAGGCGCTGGTGAGCAAGGGCTGGGTGAAGGCCGGCAACTTCCGCCGCAGTGACAACAAGCGCGCCTACCTTTACAAGCTCACGCCCGCCGGCCTCACCGAGAAGGCGCGCCTGGCCACGCGATTTCTTCGAGCCAAGGAACAGGAGTACTCGGAGCTAGTTAACGAAATTGAACAGTTACGTGCGGAGGTGGCTGCCTCGAAGGGATTTGGAGACGGGGGCATTGAGTAG
- a CDS encoding dienelactone hydrolase family protein: MASLIRLSTFTVLVVLFCTGAALAEVRTESVEYEVDGEPFVGYLAYDDAVEGERPGVLVVHEWWGLDDYARRRAEELAELGYTAFALNMYGKGKLAEHPEDAQAFMQATLGDRRAMEARFAAGLSILQAHATTDPERIAAQGYCFGGAVVLNMARLGLDLDGVVSFHGSLGSDIEAEPGSVEAKVLAFTGGADPFVPAEQVAGFVEEMQTAQAELRLVSYPGVQHSFTVPDADETGAKFDLPMAYDRRADRHSWRTTAAFYREIFTGD; the protein is encoded by the coding sequence ATGGCTTCACTGATCCGGCTTTCGACGTTCACGGTTCTCGTGGTGCTCTTCTGCACCGGGGCGGCGCTGGCCGAGGTGCGGACGGAGTCCGTGGAGTACGAGGTGGATGGGGAGCCCTTCGTCGGGTATCTCGCCTATGACGACGCCGTGGAGGGCGAGCGCCCCGGCGTGCTTGTGGTGCACGAGTGGTGGGGGCTGGACGACTACGCCCGCAGGCGTGCCGAGGAGCTGGCGGAGCTCGGGTATACGGCGTTTGCGCTCAACATGTACGGCAAGGGCAAGCTGGCGGAGCACCCGGAGGATGCGCAGGCCTTCATGCAGGCGACGCTCGGTGACCGGCGGGCGATGGAGGCGCGGTTTGCCGCAGGGCTGTCGATCCTCCAGGCGCATGCGACGACGGACCCGGAGCGCATCGCGGCGCAGGGCTACTGCTTCGGCGGCGCGGTGGTGCTGAACATGGCGCGCCTGGGGCTGGACCTGGATGGCGTGGTGAGCTTCCACGGCAGCCTGGGCAGCGATATCGAGGCGGAGCCGGGTTCGGTCGAGGCGAAGGTGCTGGCGTTCACCGGCGGTGCGGATCCGTTTGTGCCGGCGGAGCAGGTGGCGGGGTTCGTCGAGGAGATGCAGACCGCGCAGGCGGAGCTGCGGCTCGTGAGCTACCCCGGAGTGCAGCACTCGTTCACGGTGCCGGATGCCGACGAGACGGGCGCGAAGTTCGATCTGCCGATGGCGTATGACCGGCGGGCGGACCGGCACTCCTGGCGGACGACGGCGGCGTTCTATCGGGAGATCTTTACGGGGGATTGA
- a CDS encoding Uma2 family endonuclease, whose product MGLPVRDDQRHTYADYLRWPEDERYELIDGIAYAMAPAPGRRHQEIVVEMLRQVADALEGHPCRVYVAPFDVRLPRGHEADERIDTVVQPDLSVICDEAKLDERGCRGAPDWVIEVISPSTASHDQVKKRDVYERAGVTELWLVHPGDGIVSVYTLQSGQYGKPRILELAGNLAATVLPGVEIDWGRALR is encoded by the coding sequence ATGGGACTGCCTGTGAGAGACGATCAGCGCCATACCTATGCCGACTATCTGCGCTGGCCGGAAGACGAGCGCTACGAGCTGATTGATGGCATCGCCTATGCGATGGCGCCGGCACCTGGCCGCCGACACCAGGAGATCGTCGTCGAGATGCTCCGCCAAGTCGCCGACGCCCTTGAGGGCCACCCTTGCCGGGTATACGTAGCCCCCTTCGATGTGCGTCTGCCAAGGGGGCATGAGGCGGACGAGCGGATCGACACCGTGGTGCAGCCTGATCTAAGCGTAATTTGCGACGAAGCCAAGCTTGACGAGCGCGGCTGCCGAGGGGCGCCGGACTGGGTGATCGAGGTGATCTCACCGTCCACCGCCAGCCACGACCAAGTGAAAAAGCGCGACGTCTATGAGCGGGCCGGCGTGACCGAGCTGTGGCTGGTACACCCCGGGGACGGCATCGTTAGCGTCTACACGCTGCAGTCGGGTCAGTACGGAAAGCCTCGGATCCTGGAGCTTGCGGGCAACCTCGCGGCCACGGTATTGCCGGGGGTGGAAATCGACTGGGGTCGGGCTCTACGCTAA
- the rfaH gene encoding transcription/translation regulatory transformer protein RfaH: MQHWYAIHCKPREDARAELHLENQGYEVFRPKQRIRRRRGGRMVALVDSLFPRYLFIRLDNVHENWAPIRSTRGVAGLVRWGSQVPVVPEPVVETLRERTGEDGCVAPLEAGYRQGERLRIEEGPFAGLEGVFQARSGEDRVILLLEIMRRAQRLVVPETAVARA, from the coding sequence ATGCAGCACTGGTACGCGATCCACTGCAAGCCGCGCGAGGACGCCCGCGCCGAGCTGCACCTGGAGAACCAGGGCTACGAGGTCTTCCGGCCCAAGCAGCGCATCCGCCGCCGGCGGGGCGGGCGCATGGTGGCGCTGGTGGACTCGCTCTTCCCGCGCTATCTCTTCATCCGCCTGGACAACGTGCATGAGAACTGGGCCCCCATCCGCTCCACCCGCGGCGTCGCCGGGCTGGTGCGCTGGGGCAGTCAGGTGCCCGTGGTTCCCGAGCCCGTGGTGGAGACGCTGCGCGAGCGCACCGGCGAGGACGGCTGCGTCGCGCCGCTGGAGGCCGGGTACCGGCAAGGCGAGCGCCTGCGCATCGAGGAAGGCCCCTTCGCCGGCCTCGAGGGCGTTTTCCAGGCCCGCAGCGGCGAGGACCGCGTCATCCTCCTGCTGGAGATCATGCGCCGGGCTCAGCGCCTTGTGGTTCCGGAGACCGCCGTCGCCCGGGCCTGA